One Pectobacterium colocasium DNA segment encodes these proteins:
- a CDS encoding NarK family nitrate/nitrite MFS transporter: protein MTQPSSPEKVSQSTLIREWNPEDTKFWQSGGQRIAQRNLWISVPCLLLSFCVWMIFSTVAVNLNKVGFRFTTDQLFLLTALPSVSGALLRVPYSFVIPLVGGRRWTTLSTFILVIPCIWLGFAVQDPHTPYSIFVTISLLCGFAGANFASSMANISFFFPKSRQGSALGINGGLGNLGVSVMQLLVPVVIFLPILGFSGNGVVQPDGHQIWLHHAAWMWVPFLVIASTAAWFGMNDLSTANASVRKQLPVLKQMHLWVLSFLYLSTFGSFIGFSAGFGMLSRTQFPDIVILYYAFFGPLLGALARPVGGMLSDRFGGVKVTLINFILMAIFSVLLFLSLPSANSAGSFGMFFGIFMMLFLTSGLGSGSTFQMIAVIFRKLTTERVKAQGGSDGDAQSTAATDTAAALGFISAIGAIGGFFIPQAFGMSLELTGSPTGAMKVFVVCYVVCVLVTWLFYARKQR, encoded by the coding sequence ATGACGCAGCCTTCATCACCCGAAAAAGTATCGCAAAGCACGCTGATCAGGGAATGGAATCCTGAAGATACAAAATTCTGGCAATCTGGCGGCCAACGGATAGCACAACGTAACCTTTGGATCTCTGTGCCCTGTCTGCTGTTGTCGTTTTGTGTCTGGATGATATTCAGCACCGTGGCCGTTAACCTAAACAAGGTCGGATTTCGTTTTACCACAGACCAACTCTTTTTACTGACCGCGCTGCCCTCCGTTTCCGGCGCGCTGTTGCGTGTTCCTTACTCCTTCGTTATCCCGCTAGTTGGTGGTCGCCGCTGGACGACGCTGAGTACCTTCATTCTCGTTATCCCGTGTATCTGGCTCGGGTTTGCCGTACAGGATCCGCACACGCCTTACAGCATTTTCGTGACGATTTCTTTGCTGTGTGGCTTCGCAGGGGCGAACTTCGCGTCCAGCATGGCTAACATCAGCTTCTTCTTCCCCAAATCACGTCAGGGGAGTGCGCTGGGTATTAACGGCGGCTTGGGTAACCTCGGCGTGAGCGTGATGCAATTGCTGGTGCCGGTGGTGATTTTCCTGCCAATTCTGGGATTTTCCGGCAATGGCGTGGTTCAGCCAGACGGCCATCAGATTTGGTTGCACCATGCTGCCTGGATGTGGGTTCCGTTTTTGGTGATTGCCTCAACCGCTGCCTGGTTTGGCATGAACGATCTTTCAACGGCGAATGCATCGGTACGCAAGCAATTACCGGTTTTGAAGCAGATGCACCTGTGGGTACTCAGCTTCCTGTACTTGTCCACCTTCGGTTCTTTTATCGGTTTTTCGGCGGGCTTCGGCATGCTGTCCAGAACGCAGTTCCCAGATATTGTGATTCTGTACTACGCGTTCTTTGGGCCGCTGCTGGGGGCGCTGGCGCGTCCGGTGGGCGGAATGCTGTCTGATCGTTTTGGCGGCGTGAAGGTCACGCTGATTAACTTCATCCTGATGGCGATTTTCTCGGTGTTGCTGTTTCTGTCCTTGCCGAGTGCAAACTCTGCGGGGTCATTCGGGATGTTCTTTGGCATTTTCATGATGCTTTTCCTGACGTCGGGGCTAGGCAGTGGTTCCACTTTCCAGATGATTGCCGTCATTTTCCGTAAATTAACGACAGAACGGGTTAAAGCACAGGGCGGAAGCGATGGGGATGCACAGAGTACCGCCGCCACAGATACCGCAGCGGCGTTGGGCTTTATTTCGGCCATTGGCGCTATTGGCGGTTTCTTCATTCCTCAAGCCTTTGGGATGTCGCTGGAGTTAACCGGTTCACCCACCGGCGCCATGAAAGTGTTTGTGGTGTGCTACGTGGTGTGCGTTCTGGTTACCTGGCTGTTCTACGCCAGAAAGCAACGCTAA
- the narX gene encoding nitrate/nitrite two-component system sensor histidine kinase NarX, which yields MLKRFLLPLSLVNQVALLMLLLGLLGIAGMSVSSWMSQSIQGNAHAINKAGSLRMQSYRLLSMVPLSAENEIYLQELEEDEISSDLQQAVRREGLSEQFTALRIFWLENLQPHLRQATQASDASADVARFVKQLDDLVSAIDHKTEQRLMMVTLVQRIFIGIMFILLATTFFYLRRRLLTPWRRLVSMAQAIGHGDFTQRVAINGHDEMSTLGQVLNSMSDELSAMYHSLEQRVAEKTADLQQKNDLLSFLYRASRRLHTGAPLCSRLMPILNELPTLTPLRNIQLRLYEDNNQEQFHQFSDDSPPQPEHCPDSSCQSCGMQGKREDLPGEPHCWDLHDKHGQYGVVLATLPGNTALSRDQNQLLNTLLEQLTSTLALERQSNHQQQLMLMEERATIARELHDSIAQSLSCLKIQVSCLQMQGGDLPPVSQQLLTEMREELNTAYRQLRELLTTFRLKLSESGLLAALRASVDEFSKRLGYPIELHYRLPPQSVSAHQGIHVLQIVREALSNIYKHAQATQVDITLQLRQGYIELSVADNGIGIPDDASRANHYGLIIMRDRARGLHGECIVRRRPSGGTEVNVSFLSEHRHRLPLTGETHD from the coding sequence ATGTTGAAACGTTTCCTGCTGCCGCTGTCGCTCGTCAATCAGGTCGCGCTATTGATGCTGCTACTCGGTTTGCTGGGTATTGCAGGTATGTCGGTTTCCAGTTGGATGTCGCAAAGCATCCAGGGTAACGCGCACGCCATTAACAAAGCAGGTTCGCTGCGCATGCAGAGTTACCGCCTGCTCTCGATGGTGCCGCTCTCCGCCGAGAATGAAATTTACCTGCAAGAACTGGAAGAAGACGAAATCAGCAGCGATCTGCAACAGGCAGTACGCCGGGAAGGGCTCAGCGAACAATTCACCGCGCTGCGCATTTTCTGGCTGGAAAACCTGCAACCGCATTTGCGGCAGGCCACACAGGCTTCTGACGCTTCAGCAGATGTTGCCCGCTTCGTGAAACAACTCGACGATCTGGTTTCCGCCATCGATCATAAAACCGAACAGCGATTGATGATGGTCACGCTGGTGCAACGCATCTTCATCGGTATCATGTTTATTCTGCTGGCCACCACGTTCTTTTATCTGCGTCGCCGTCTGTTGACACCGTGGCGACGTCTGGTTTCGATGGCGCAGGCTATCGGGCACGGCGATTTCACCCAGCGCGTCGCCATTAACGGTCATGATGAAATGAGTACGCTGGGACAGGTGCTGAACAGCATGTCGGACGAACTTTCCGCCATGTATCACAGTCTGGAACAGCGCGTGGCCGAGAAAACCGCCGACCTGCAACAGAAAAACGATCTGCTCTCTTTCCTTTATCGCGCTAGTCGACGCCTGCATACTGGCGCGCCGCTGTGCAGCCGGCTAATGCCGATCCTGAACGAACTCCCCACATTGACGCCGCTGCGCAATATTCAGCTGCGGCTGTATGAAGACAACAATCAGGAACAATTTCATCAGTTTAGCGATGACAGCCCGCCGCAGCCGGAGCACTGCCCGGACAGCAGTTGCCAAAGTTGCGGCATGCAGGGGAAACGGGAAGATCTGCCAGGTGAGCCTCACTGTTGGGATTTGCACGATAAACACGGGCAGTACGGCGTCGTGCTGGCCACGCTGCCGGGCAATACCGCGCTGAGCCGCGATCAAAATCAGTTACTGAATACCTTATTGGAACAGTTGACCAGCACGCTAGCGCTGGAGCGTCAATCCAACCACCAACAGCAGTTGATGCTGATGGAAGAACGCGCCACCATTGCCCGTGAGCTGCACGACTCTATCGCCCAGTCCCTTTCCTGCCTGAAAATTCAGGTGAGCTGCCTGCAAATGCAGGGCGGCGATTTACCCCCCGTTTCGCAACAGTTGCTGACGGAAATGCGGGAAGAGTTGAACACCGCTTATCGCCAACTGCGTGAACTGTTGACCACCTTCCGGCTAAAGCTGTCGGAATCCGGCTTACTTGCCGCGCTGCGGGCGTCAGTCGATGAATTCAGCAAGCGGCTTGGATACCCCATCGAACTCCACTACCGTCTGCCGCCGCAGTCGGTCTCCGCGCATCAGGGTATTCACGTTCTGCAAATTGTGCGTGAAGCACTGAGCAATATTTATAAGCATGCGCAGGCTACACAGGTCGATATCACCCTACAGCTACGTCAGGGCTACATTGAACTCAGCGTGGCCGATAACGGCATCGGTATTCCTGATGATGCCAGCCGCGCCAACCATTATGGACTTATTATCATGCGCGACCGTGCACGGGGTTTGCACGGCGAATGCATTGTTCGACGCCGGCCGTCGGGGGGCACTGAAGTGAACGTCAGCTTCCTCTCCGAACACCGTCACCGGCTGCCATTAACAGGAGAAACTCATGATTAA
- the narL gene encoding two-component system response regulator NarL, producing the protein MINEDAATLLLIDDHPMLRNGVKQLISMDPELQVVGEASHGEQGVELAEQLDPDLILLDLNMPGMNGLETLNRLREKSLSGRIVVFSVSNHEDDVVNALKNGADGYLLKDMEPEDLLAALHQAASGKMVLSETLTPILAASLRESRHSSDRDIQQLTPRERDILKLLAQGLSNKVIARKLTITESTVKVHVKHLLKKMKLKSRVEAAVWVLQEKVI; encoded by the coding sequence ATGATTAACGAAGATGCCGCCACCCTACTGCTGATTGATGACCACCCCATGTTGCGCAATGGCGTTAAACAACTCATCAGTATGGATCCAGAATTACAGGTGGTCGGTGAAGCCAGTCACGGCGAACAGGGTGTCGAACTCGCGGAGCAACTAGACCCGGATTTGATTCTGCTTGATTTGAACATGCCCGGCATGAATGGCCTGGAAACGTTAAATCGTCTGCGGGAAAAATCGTTGTCTGGCCGTATTGTCGTCTTTAGCGTATCTAACCACGAAGACGATGTTGTCAACGCCTTAAAAAATGGTGCCGATGGTTACCTGCTTAAAGATATGGAACCGGAAGATTTACTGGCTGCGCTACATCAGGCCGCATCAGGAAAAATGGTACTGAGTGAAACGCTGACGCCGATTCTGGCCGCCAGCTTGCGCGAAAGCCGTCACAGCAGCGATCGGGATATTCAGCAGCTCACCCCGCGCGAACGCGATATTCTGAAACTGCTGGCTCAGGGGTTGTCCAATAAAGTCATTGCCCGCAAACTCACGATCACAGAAAGCACCGTTAAAGTTCACGTCAAGCACCTGCTGAAAAAAATGAAGCTAAAATCGCGGGTTGAAGCGGCAGTCTGGGTATTACAAGAAAAAGTGATTTAA